CACCTaagcagacaaaacaaaacaaaaaaagagcaatTTCTGTTAGCTGGCTTATTGTCAGTGGAACTGATGGAATTAGTTTCTTAAGTATTAAACAGTTTtgtaaaaccaataaaatactttgttaaatcaaatatatacagGAACATGATGATCATCcaacttattttctttttgtcgcAAAGCTACAAGGCTAATTTATGCTAACTTGTGCATCACAATGTACACAGTTAATCTGTGTGTATTAGGATTAGCACAGTTTGACTgaatttcagttttttattagaCACTGCAGTGTTTGTCTATTTTGTCCAgttcaaataatttatttacaacagTCTGGTATTATTACACTACCAGGCCCTGCCTCCTACAATGAAATTATGTACAGTTCATGCTCTACCTAACCTAAACCTGAAATACCTTGGgcaaagaaaacacaatgaGCAAAACATGGGGTAGTTCAGGTCCAGTACCTGTAGCAATATTAGCTTAGTAGCTGTAGCTGTATCTGAAAGATCAGACAACTTGTGTCTTACTGTAGGTTACTAAGTACATTAAAGGTTTTTCAGGTTAGTCTGTATCAGTGACAATCTATATCTATTATCATGAGATGTAAGTTATAAACCTGATACAATTACATATCAATTCCCACCTGGACTCTTGACCTCTGAGGGGTGTCCAATCGTGCGGCGATTGACAGCAGTAATTCGAACTGAATATGTCCCAGAAGGATCCAGGTTGGTGATCTGGTAGCTTCGACTGCTGGGGTCCAGTTCTCCTACCACTTTTTGCCACATTGGTAATGGGAAATTTTGGCGCTCTATGAAGAATCCAGTAAAGTCGTCATCTGACAGGATCAACCATTCCAAATTTACATCAGTCCTTTGACGACTGCTGTACACAATCTTAGTGATGGTGACATTTGGAGGCATTGGGTACCCTGGATGAAGATTTAGTCATTAACACTTTAGTATGTATTTAGTAAACACCTCTTTATAGCCATTTTATTCTCCTGGCAAATacttttgaattgtttttaaattcacCTAGTCATGTCTCAGCTTATTCAAAAACTATTtatgcattaaaacacaaagtATGCCTTGTAAAGCAGCTCTGGCTTTGTCTCTAGCATTATTCTTGCAGCTTATGATCTTTGTATTTTAGCTTTAATGTTcattaaaaattaagaaattttaaacttgttttcttcaaggaattaaaaaaattaagtgccTGGTGTGAAGTCCTGGGATCATTAGCAATataattgttgtgttttaagtataaaaatatgaaactgGAACTCATTAACCTATCTTCAACACATACAATAAACAAAAGTGAATGGTACCTTAAGGTATTCCACAGCAGTTGAGTTTATAATGTGTATGGCTGTGCTGTGTAAGACTTTTAATCCATTAAACTGAAGATGATCATATTCATTATAATATCAATTTAAATTCCACTACAATCCATGATAAAAAAATCGTTATTACAAGATATCTGTGTCTACGGGAAATTGTAGTACACTCACTAAGTACCACCAGTAAGATGGGAATCTCTGCGCCTCCTACAGCATTGGTAGCAGAGCACCAGTACTGTCCACCATCCATCATGCCATCTGTTTCCCGTACAGTCAGATTGGACCAGGCTGCAGCTTGCTGAAGAACATACTTCTTGGGTGTGTCACTGTCACCCACCTTTTGTTTCATATTATTGTACCACGTAATCTCTGTGACTGCAGGATAGTTTTTGCTCAGGATGCAGGTCAGCTGAACATCATTGCCTTCGTACACTGAAACAACACTGCGCTGAGTCATCAAAACTGGTGCCtctgggaaaaaacaaaacaatagatAAAAAGAATGGCTAGCTGATTCTGTTCCTTACTCATTGCAGTAGTTAGACTTCAAGCTCTAGTGAATGGTCCATACCCAATTTTAACACGCACTGCTTGCTCTCTTTAACAAGTGGATGTTTGGCATGGCAAACAAATGCTTTGCCACTGTAGGTGGCGCTGGAGCGCAAGACTAGGATGTTGGAGTTCTCCTCAGATGTGCCCTGCATATCTCCTGAACTAGAAGCCCACCACAGCAGAGCACGAGGAAAACCACCCTCCCATGAGCAAGACAGCATCAGGTACTCATTATTACGTGTTGCATATGCAGAACACTGGGGTTCTTCATTCGGCAACCCTGGGAAACATGGCATTTCAATACTTAGTTATGAATTTTCTGAATAACTTTAtagtaatttaaataataataataaatgaaataaagccTATTTCATGGTTAGGTCTGTAAACAATGAATACTCACATGTCCTGGTGCTACAGCGCTGTGATAAAGAAAGTGCCACATGTGAGCCATAGCAGGTGAATACTGAGTTGTTAGCCGTTTGAGTCCCTGGCTGAATCCGAGTTATGTTATAAACACCCTGTGAGTTGTCTCCATTCACATATGGACTCCAGTTGAGGGTAGCTGAAGGGTAACCCCCCTCCCAGGAACAGATGAGAGCTAAGTCATTGTAGTTATTAGTTGGGAAGATAGAACAAGATGGCACACCATCTGGTGGATCTGTGAGAAGAAAATCATTGAATAACACTGGAGGGAACTGATCCAATGAAGCCAGAGCCTGTAAAACTTAGACCTAAAGGCACTGTTCTATATTGTGCTAGCTAGATAGTAGACACTGATGGGCATCATGATTTACTGGATCCTTTTGTAAAAGGCACAGAGCGTTTCTACACAATATAGATGTTTTCTCAAAATTCAAAGTGGGTAGCCCTCACAACCTCTGTGATTTAACAATAGATTTAACAATCTATTACTAGTACATCCTTGACTTACACAGATTCTTAGGATTTTCAACCTAAATAGATGCACTCTATAGCAGTTTGACAGTCTTAGGCAAAGCACTTTGGGCTGTATTCAGAGTTAGCAACGAAGATTCAAACGTTACTGCCAATATTTATGCATAGAAAGTTACACAGcattcaaaaatatatacaaaaaaaaaaatgtgcacacGCATAAGTCGAGTGTCTGGATACTCCATTCAGAATATGCAAATCACCTGGGTATAGTTTATACCTTTGAGgatgtcaaatatttttttgagtAGAAGTGTCTAGATTTTGCACAAGAAAAGTAGGGGGAAACTTGCATATAACAAATTGCATATAAATGAGACCTTCCTCTGCTTTATGCAATTCTCATGCAACTGTCTGGGAAGCACTCAAGTCCACAGTTATGGCTGAGATTTGAATAGCAATGTATGCAGCTGCTCTATTGGCTCACTACACATGTTCTAATGACCTCTGAATACAGCCCTATGATTTTTGTTGTCAATGCAGATTTGAGATCATGACAAGAATGCCAGCCGCTGCTTGTCATGATCACAGGAAACGAATAACGTAGCTCTATACCTGATTTTCACAGCTGCCTGAAAGTTGTTTTTACCTCATCCAGATGCTTGTTGTAGACAGAGGACTATATTTTGCTGCACATCTCCAGAGAGTGGACATCAAAcaacgtgtgtatgtgtatgcatggGTATAGGGGAAAGTATAATAGGAAGTGAAGGTATGAATGATAGACAGGTAAAGTTCAGATAAGACGACACTAAAAGTTAAGCAGAGCAGATTGCATGGAGACAGGAAATGGCCATAAGATCTAAATAGACTTACAGTAGACGGTGAGAGTGATGGTTTTCTTGGAACGTGTATTCAGATAAGTGTTCTGAGCAAGACAGGCATAATAGCCTGTGTGCATTCGGAGGATCTTGGTGATGGTGAGCTGTGGTCCAGTGTAGACCTGGGAGTTGTTGTAGAACCAGACATACTGACTGGGAGGGTTGGAGGAAGCTTGACATAGAAGCgaaacagtctctctctctagaGCTGAGTATCCTCGATCCGTTACTGAATACGGTGTTATATCAATCTGAGGAAGATCTGGTCCAACTAAAGGAATTGAACATATGTGTAAGGAACTGCTAAACTTTGCAGGAAATATatggaatatataaataaagaaaacagttaTTGCCTAAAATCCCACTCACATATAACGTCCATCCAGATGCGGTCACCACTTTGCTGATTGACTTCGTTCTTGGCCAGGCACTTAAACCAGCCCGTATGGTTACGGCTTACTGAGGTGATGTTGATTAGATTGCTGTCACTCTCTGCCAGTATGCTGACCTGCCCACTATGGTCCTCCTGTTCCCAGACATAGTGAATTGGGCCTGTGCCATTCTCCAGTCCACAGCGCATCCACACTGATGCGCCTTCTACAGGCGAGGAATCACTCAGCTGGACATAGGGTTTGGACACAGGCACTGTAGGACACATTTTGGAATTTCCACAATCAGTAAACTTGTTAACCAGCAAGCATTGCAGCAGTACATGGACAGTTTACGTGTGCTAGATACGCCTTGACAAGCAAAGGCAAAATtacattaatcttttttttttttttaagttatgtATTTTATCTTGCTGGCATGTTAAATGGATTTCCAAtctcatagtaaaaaaaaaaaagataaaatgcaGTTGTCTTGATATAACATACCATATAGTGAGCTAGCAATCTATTCTGACTTTCACATGCATATTATAATTCCAAATATGCTATGGCTGCTGATGATTCAGTAGTGAAAAATGCTTGTCTACAGTAAATAGGCTAGATTTACCAGGCCTTGCAAAATATTTCTGTTCACACTTGCTCAGCTATTGTGTGTATTAGCTGCCTGCAAAGATATCTGATATTTACCCTGCCAGGGGCATATGATAGCTTGTTAGCATTAATGCCTGAGTCACAGTCCTGAGAAAAGAATTTAGAAATAAAGTACTGACCTGAATCTGTTAAACATGGCTTGTTTAGTATTTGTATATATCAGCATATAAAATGATCTTGAATCAACATGGTTAATAGATAATGGCTAAAGtacatgtaaaattatttacataCTGTAACTATTGAAagcaattctttaaaaaaaatatcaaatgttttccAATATATTACATATCACTTTGTGAAGTGAACAACTGGGCTTTACACGTGCCAGGTAGCCTGAATTAGCCAACTATTACAGTGTTTAATAACAGCaatatttttcttattgttCATAATTAATTCTTCACCTACTCATTTAGTAAATAATCAAATCATGCTTTACTACTAATTGTGTGAGTGTTCTTAGTGTGTAAGAATACCCAGAGAAGCacgttttttaaattttgcacttattttttctaaaatacCGTTTCATCAACTTATAACTGCTTGTACAATAATTATTCtggaattaattatttttttggggTAATGTTTATTCCTACACAACTTAACAATTAGCAATGAGCTCTTAAAAATTTTGACCTAGACCTGATTGTCAATTCTGCATTGCTGTCTTATTGGTTGTATTTAAACCAGTGATTCCAAGTAAAATACAAACTGTAACTTTGCCAGTAATGTACCTCATACAGCTCTAAATGAGTCTTATCAGTTTGAAATAAATCATGTGAGCTGTAAACGTACGGATACCTGGAGATCTTTAAAAGCCATATTTTACCACCTACTTCTTGATCAAAATACCCGTCGAAAatcttaaacatttacaagacaaatacaaatacaaaacctatttgttttcttttatgaaGCCTGCTAACCATGCTGTACTGTTTAAATTAAAGTGCATTTTCTAAAATTCTTGCTTAAATACTATTGAAATGCTTTGGTCTAAACTTCAATTTAGTTATTCTAAGGTAATTGcttaatgttttgcatttgcaCCGTAAATTCtaaattaaactttcttttatatttcagTTAAAAAGCTTTTATACCTGGAAATGCAACAATCTAGATAAAGTGCTATCCTATTCTTTTTTCCAGGTGAACTTGAGACCTTGTACTGATCAGTATTTAGAAGACAACCTAGACTCTGGTGCATTAAGAGATTGATTTTCTCATGTAAGAAATACTGTTGAGCTCATCCAGGATTAGATCTCATCATGCACTCTAATCACCAACCTAAAACACGCAGGTACACATAGTAATAGTAAAGCTTGGCTCCCTCCGCTGTGTCGTACAGAGCCTGGCAGGTGTATAAGCCTTCTGCTGCTAGAGGAAGCTTCGTTATGGACAGAGAGGCGCTGTTACTGATGACGTTTAGGTCACCCAAATCTTTggccagttgctggagttttggacCTTTCCCAAAGTTATACACCACGGCTCGAATAGTATCAGTGCCTGGCTTGGTAAAACTCCAAATGTAGACATCAGGGAGAGTAGGCCCACATTCCAGAATCACTCCTTTGTCCACCACTCCATTAGTCCTTGTTTCTTTGTAGATGACTTGCCCTGGGTCCACGATCTCCAGACCTGAAAGAATAATGCATTaatagaacaaagaaaaaatatgcattttaccTGCAAACAAAAGTCAAaagttggattaaaaaaaagtcaaaagttggataaaaaaatgaacTAGGTTGTTATTAACAAATGTACCGCAGTGCAACTGCATTGTCAAATCTGATTACTTTTGTGTAATAACAGCTCAAATAGCAGTGCAGATGCAAATTACAAGAtcatattaatgtatatatagtaaCAATTTGCTAATTTACAGACTTGTATAGAAGACTTTCTTGAAAGGGTTAATAATTGTGCATATTTGTTGATATGGCGAAGTGATATTTATGTTCGTTttcatttttggaaggagtctacAAATATGATGCTTTGGATAACTAAGTGTTCTGACAAATAAGAGTTGGACAATTTTTTAGTAACGACATATATCAAATACAATGTGTTATTTCTTAATTAATAGCACATGTTTTGGTGAATTGCTACAAAATTTTAAATGCTACAAAAAGGGAACAAAACAATTTGTGGTgtgctatttttagaaaaaaaaaataacaacaaaaattcGGTccttaaaatagtaaaaattgGTATCCCGTCTATTatgacaagaaaataaaattatatattcagCAATTAACATTTGCAATGCCAGAAGTTTATGCCAGTTTGCATATAAACTTACGGCATGACCTCTTACCATGCAAAAGGAGAGGAAGCAGGAATACAGTTAGGGAGATATCAGCCAGCACTACCACTCTGTGTACCATGGTGCCATGACGCTCAGGTGACCAATGCTGTATCCTTTAGGAAAAAAAGATCCACAAGTAATTTCTCTCTGAAAAACGTGAAAATCTCTTTAAAATATTCTGAAAACCAACAGTGTCCTGTCCGAGCAACGAGTTTTGCTGGTGTACTCAGGCAGTAAGAGCTGATTGAGTGTCTGTAAACTGATTTGCCTTGAATTATTCACCAACATGTCCACCCTCAGCACCTCCCCACCAACACacaacccccaccccccctcTTCCATGTGCAGGAATTCAGTGGAGTAGAGAGGAGAGACGCGATGATACCTTTTTCTTATACATTATTTAGCAGCACACTGGGATCTGTGCTCTTTGTTCCTTTCCATTGCTTCGCACACAGTAGGTGGGAGACTACAATACACTCTGCTCAAACAATGATGTTGCATTCCTAAAAAATGACCCCAGTCATGACCTTTTCCTAGCACTCACTCACAATGGATACCACATTACCAAAAATGGTAATCTGCCTTGAAAATAAGCCAGAAGGTGTACAATGAATTATCACCTTATATTCAATCTGTCAATATGTCAATTAGTTTAAAagttataatgaaataaacatcTTAGTTAGATCCATCATTTCTAGCTTAAACTGCGTAATCTTTGCACACTCAAGCCACAACACGAGAGTAATTTAATCACAGATGCTGATTGAGTGTAGGAGCTCATCCGTCTCGCTGTTTGAGGTCTCTACTGTGCTAATGTCTAATACAGACTCATATTTCAACCAACAGCAATATTGTGTTCAGCCAGGGAAGGGAAACTAGGACCTCTTTACATTCATTGATGAGGTTCTCGTGTTACGCATCTGTGTAATGTGAACAAACACACTGATCCGTGCAGGCAAGgcaaatacacacaattaaCCTGTAGACTGATTGTTTTTATGTATGCAAGCTTTTTAAGAATATTTGGGTTTtagaaataaaagttaaatactgtatatgtacaaaGTGACTATTTTATTGGGAaatataaaaactgtaaaaataaccaaaaaaaaaatccaatctgCATTCCTTTTCAATAGGTGCTATTCAACATGCATATATTTCTGTTAGA
This Silurus meridionalis isolate SWU-2019-XX chromosome 15, ASM1480568v1, whole genome shotgun sequence DNA region includes the following protein-coding sequences:
- the LOC124398119 gene encoding V-set and immunoglobulin domain-containing protein 10-like 2 yields the protein MVHRVVVLADISLTVFLLPLLLHGLEIVDPGQVIYKETRTNGVVDKGVILECGPTLPDVYIWSFTKPGTDTIRAVVYNFGKGPKLQQLAKDLGDLNVISNSASLSITKLPLAAEGLYTCQALYDTAEGAKLYYYYVYLRVLVPVSKPYVQLSDSSPVEGASVWMRCGLENGTGPIHYVWEQEDHSGQVSILAESDSNLINITSVSRNHTGWFKCLAKNEVNQQSGDRIWMDVIFGPDLPQIDITPYSVTDRGYSALERETVSLLCQASSNPPSQYVWFYNNSQVYTGPQLTITKILRMHTGYYACLAQNTYLNTRSKKTITLTVYYPPDGVPSCSIFPTNNYNDLALICSWEGGYPSATLNWSPYVNGDNSQGVYNITRIQPGTQTANNSVFTCYGSHVALSLSQRCSTRTWLPNEEPQCSAYATRNNEYLMLSCSWEGGFPRALLWWASSSGDMQGTSEENSNILVLRSSATYSGKAFVCHAKHPLVKESKQCVLKLEAPVLMTQRSVVSVYEGNDVQLTCILSKNYPAVTEITWYNNMKQKVGDSDTPKKYVLQQAAAWSNLTVRETDGMMDGGQYWCSATNAVGGAEIPILLVVLRYPMPPNVTITKIVYSSRQRTDVNLEWLILSDDDFTGFFIERQNFPLPMWQKVVGELDPSSRSYQITNLDPSGTYSVRITAVNRRTIGHPSEVKSPALPGFNAYPAVIGAAIGGMLVATIATVLLFMYVVRNRNNNPRLHDLIFGRQNSQSRENINYPEDEVVGGSEADSTGGETSQGPSGSVVLPRPTATPTNLPPGDEPVNVTITVMASS